A single window of Vibrio sp. HB236076 DNA harbors:
- the fliE gene encoding flagellar hook-basal body complex protein FliE: MKVDGLSNEMQVMMLQATNSNPIATGASVGQDFGNLLSKAINNVNALQKTSGSLQTRFDSGDQSVSLSDVMIARNKASVAFDATVQVRNKLVEAYKDLMNMPI, from the coding sequence ATGAAAGTTGATGGTTTAAGCAATGAAATGCAAGTCATGATGCTACAAGCAACGAATTCTAATCCTATTGCAACCGGGGCCAGTGTTGGTCAAGATTTTGGCAATTTATTGTCAAAAGCCATTAATAATGTCAATGCATTGCAAAAAACATCGGGTAGTTTGCAAACTCGATTTGACAGCGGTGATCAAAGCGTTTCCCTTTCGGATGTCATGATTGCCCGTAACAAAGCTTCCGTGGCCTTTGACGCTACAGTTCAGGTCCGTAATAAATTGGTTGAGGCCTATAAGGATCTCATGAACATGCCAATTTAA